A genomic stretch from Bradyrhizobium quebecense includes:
- a CDS encoding EAL domain-containing protein yields MSVISTNSVKPEHRRLSIKGVLRATRMGAIQWLVLSAALLVLAITLGTGYLALQFRERALEMSERGLNNTALLLSRHFDQQLSDLQHVHDDIVNYLRSEQVETADQFEKNMSLLSAHEMLRTRLAALPHVGGLNLFNAKGWLINSSEMWPVPDVSIAERRYFQEFTSGRPTSPVIVEPAMSKVTGNWTTIFARKITGRNGEIIGFASRGVEPSHFEDFVASLALDGDTVISMIHRDGTIIARYPQDAGVVGRNIIDQPVFQKVISFGGNTSGRFVGASGEENVGAVKSLSHFPILILATTKTSSALEDWRAQTKLQFCAAVLAVLIISFAVFLIVRQLQRQHDAAQRRLSEKSQHLDTAINTMTQGLLLFDASARLVICNQRYIDMFGLSPDIARPGCHLRDLILHRQALGSFVGDVDEYCARFTNPRGDEIRDSVIMTPDGRSIRLIYKRAPDGGWATTLEDVTDGRRAQAQIEYLAHYDALTNLPNRTLFQRHAEELLREATVREFAIHYIDIDEFKRINDTLGHPIGDEFLRRVAEKLRQSVGSNDFIARLGGDEFAIVQHDIMSDDDVSDLVARVYQSLRTPFDCHGHWLSSDASIGIAIAPRHGSDLFGLLKCADLAMYAAKAAGRRTYRFFDPAMEKQANLRRALEADLRSALVEDRFELHYQPLVDLRSDEVTGCEALLRWRHPVRGMISPAEFVPVAEETGLIEEIGQWVLRTACIEAAAWPAHVRLAVNVSPIQFKSETLALKVASALAESGLDPRRLELEITEAVLIADDDAALVTLGQLRALGVHIALDDFGTGYSSLQYLQRFPFDKIKIDRSFVKEVTRNSSSASIIRAVVSIAADRNMITTAEGVETDQQRDTVQMLGCTQMQGYLFSKPVPAQDLRTLLAADSVEDAA; encoded by the coding sequence ATGTCGGTTATCTCAACGAACAGCGTGAAGCCGGAGCACCGGCGGCTGTCGATCAAGGGTGTGCTGCGCGCCACCAGGATGGGTGCCATTCAGTGGCTCGTCCTGAGCGCCGCGCTGCTGGTGCTCGCCATCACGCTTGGCACCGGCTATCTCGCGCTGCAGTTTCGCGAGCGCGCGCTGGAGATGTCCGAACGCGGGCTCAACAACACCGCGCTGCTGCTGTCGCGGCATTTCGATCAGCAGCTCAGCGACCTCCAGCATGTCCACGACGACATCGTGAACTACCTGCGGTCGGAGCAGGTCGAGACCGCCGATCAGTTCGAAAAGAACATGTCGCTTTTGAGCGCGCACGAGATGCTGCGCACACGGCTGGCCGCGTTGCCGCATGTCGGCGGGCTCAATCTATTCAATGCCAAGGGATGGCTGATCAACTCGTCCGAGATGTGGCCGGTGCCCGACGTCAGCATTGCCGAACGGCGCTATTTCCAGGAGTTCACCTCGGGACGACCGACGTCGCCGGTGATCGTCGAGCCCGCCATGAGCAAGGTGACCGGCAACTGGACCACGATCTTTGCCCGCAAGATCACCGGGCGCAATGGCGAGATCATCGGCTTTGCGAGCCGCGGCGTCGAGCCCAGCCATTTCGAGGATTTCGTGGCCTCGCTGGCGCTGGACGGCGACACCGTGATTTCGATGATCCATCGCGACGGAACGATCATCGCGCGTTATCCGCAGGATGCCGGCGTGGTCGGCCGCAACATCATCGACCAGCCGGTGTTCCAAAAGGTCATCAGCTTCGGCGGCAACACGTCGGGACGGTTCGTTGGCGCTTCTGGCGAGGAGAATGTCGGTGCGGTCAAATCGCTGTCGCATTTTCCAATCCTGATCCTCGCCACCACGAAGACCTCGAGCGCGCTGGAAGACTGGCGCGCCCAGACCAAGCTGCAATTCTGCGCGGCCGTGTTGGCGGTACTGATCATCAGCTTCGCGGTCTTCCTGATCGTCCGCCAGCTGCAGCGGCAGCACGATGCGGCGCAGCGCCGGCTGTCCGAGAAGAGCCAGCATCTCGACACCGCGATCAACACCATGACGCAGGGGCTCCTGCTGTTCGACGCCTCGGCGCGGCTCGTGATCTGCAACCAGCGATACATCGACATGTTCGGCCTGTCGCCCGATATCGCCAGGCCCGGCTGCCATCTGCGGGATCTGATCCTGCATCGCCAGGCGCTCGGTTCATTCGTCGGCGATGTCGACGAATACTGTGCGCGGTTCACCAATCCCAGGGGGGACGAAATCCGGGATTCGGTGATCATGACGCCCGACGGCCGCAGCATCCGCCTGATCTACAAACGCGCACCTGACGGCGGCTGGGCTACCACGCTCGAGGACGTCACCGACGGGCGGCGTGCGCAGGCGCAGATCGAGTATCTCGCGCACTACGATGCCCTGACCAATCTGCCGAACCGGACGCTGTTCCAGCGTCACGCGGAAGAATTGTTGCGCGAGGCTACCGTCCGCGAATTCGCGATCCATTACATCGATATCGACGAGTTCAAGCGGATCAATGACACGCTGGGTCATCCGATCGGCGATGAATTCCTCCGGCGCGTGGCCGAGAAGCTGCGCCAGTCGGTCGGGTCGAACGACTTCATCGCACGCCTCGGTGGCGACGAGTTCGCGATCGTCCAGCATGACATCATGTCGGACGACGACGTCAGCGATCTGGTTGCGCGTGTCTATCAGTCTCTGCGCACGCCGTTCGACTGCCACGGTCATTGGCTGTCGAGCGACGCCAGCATCGGCATTGCGATCGCCCCGCGACACGGCTCCGACCTGTTCGGCCTGCTCAAATGCGCCGACCTCGCCATGTACGCGGCCAAGGCCGCCGGCCGCAGGACCTACCGCTTCTTCGATCCGGCGATGGAGAAGCAGGCCAACCTGCGCCGCGCGCTGGAGGCCGATCTGCGAAGTGCGTTGGTGGAGGACCGCTTCGAGCTGCACTATCAGCCGCTGGTCGACCTGCGCAGCGACGAGGTGACCGGCTGCGAGGCCTTGCTGCGCTGGCGCCATCCGGTGCGCGGCATGATCTCCCCGGCGGAGTTCGTACCGGTCGCCGAGGAGACCGGGCTGATCGAGGAGATCGGGCAGTGGGTGTTGCGCACCGCCTGCATCGAGGCGGCGGCCTGGCCGGCGCATGTGCGCCTGGCAGTCAACGTCTCGCCGATCCAGTTCAAGTCGGAGACGCTGGCGCTGAAGGTAGCGAGCGCACTCGCCGAGAGCGGGCTCGACCCGCGCAGGCTCGAACTCGAGATCACCGAGGCGGTGCTGATCGCCGACGACGATGCGGCGCTTGTCACGCTCGGCCAGCTGCGCGCTCTCGGTGTCCACATCGCGCTCGACGATTTCGGCACCGGCTACTCGTCGCTGCAATATCTGCAGCGCTTCCCGTTCGACAAGATCAAGATCGACCGCAGCTTCGTCAAGGAAGTGACCCGCAACAGCAGCTCGGCCTCGATCATTCGCGCGGTGGTCTCGATCGCCGCCGACCGCAACATGATCACGACCGCCGAGGGCGTCGAGACCGATCAGCAGCGCGACACGGTGCAGATGCTCGGCTGCACGCAGATGCAGGGCTATCTGTTCAGCAAGCCGGTTCCGGCGCAGGATCTCCGGACACTGCTCGCGGCCGATAGCGTCGAGGACGCCGCCTGA
- a CDS encoding ArsI/CadI family heavy metal resistance metalloenzyme: MKRMHVHVAVKDIHQSVGFYSALFGAEPTVVKSDYAKWMLDDPRVNFAISTRGREPGLDHLGIQVESAEELGEVYGRLRKAGGEVIEQGQTVCCYAKSEKSWIDDPAGIAWETFHTTGESIVYGDGSGERTAHVAHEKLDGQQSACCAPQPQAAPPEASACCRS, translated from the coding sequence ATGAAGCGCATGCATGTTCACGTCGCCGTCAAGGACATCCACCAATCGGTCGGATTCTACTCGGCGTTGTTCGGTGCGGAACCGACGGTCGTGAAATCCGACTATGCCAAATGGATGCTCGATGATCCCCGCGTCAATTTCGCGATCTCGACCCGCGGCCGGGAGCCGGGGCTCGATCATCTCGGCATTCAGGTGGAGAGCGCCGAGGAGCTCGGCGAGGTCTATGGCCGGCTGCGCAAGGCGGGCGGCGAGGTGATCGAGCAGGGACAGACGGTGTGCTGTTATGCCAAGTCCGAGAAGTCGTGGATCGACGATCCCGCGGGGATCGCGTGGGAGACCTTCCATACGACGGGTGAGAGCATCGTCTATGGCGACGGCAGCGGCGAGCGGACCGCGCATGTCGCGCACGAGAAGCTGGACGGGCAGCAGAGCGCCTGTTGTGCGCCACAGCCCCAGGCCGCGCCGCCAGAGGCTTCGGCCTGCTGCAGATCGTGA
- a CDS encoding efflux RND transporter periplasmic adaptor subunit, protein MKRVVLFFAGVAAGIALIILAAGWIGWPVKFPATMHETAVTGGSKVEARHEAPGHIELSEDQIRESGITLAPASGGMLKRHFLAPGSLIPDADHIGRVSVRVLATVTELRKRLGDVVEKGEIVAAIESREVADAKSEYLAARLTNDLQQTLYARQKTLVETRVVSENEFLRTRLTANDAQIKLDGARQKLFALGLSESEIADLPSQPPESLRTQFLRAPISGRVSERRVDLGGLIGREGQESELYVIVNLDDIWVDLAVSPEDISAVREGVSVKIRAIGTEDEASAGVIFVSPLLDRETRNARVIATLPNKDHRWKPGTFVTAEVPLSGAPSTVMVTKKAIQTIKGTPTVFVRDADGFEARSVRTGREDDDDIEIVAGLTAGETIAVQNTFTLKAEVEKDEAEHGHD, encoded by the coding sequence ATGAAACGGGTTGTTCTATTTTTCGCCGGCGTGGCCGCCGGCATTGCACTGATCATTCTGGCGGCCGGATGGATCGGCTGGCCGGTCAAGTTCCCGGCCACGATGCATGAGACTGCGGTCACGGGTGGATCGAAGGTTGAGGCCAGGCATGAGGCCCCCGGACATATCGAGCTCAGCGAAGACCAGATTCGTGAATCTGGCATCACGCTCGCACCGGCCAGTGGCGGCATGCTGAAGCGACATTTCCTCGCGCCGGGATCGCTGATTCCTGACGCCGATCATATTGGCCGCGTCTCGGTCCGCGTGCTCGCGACAGTCACGGAACTGCGCAAGCGTCTCGGCGACGTGGTCGAGAAGGGCGAGATTGTCGCTGCGATCGAAAGCCGTGAGGTCGCCGACGCCAAGAGCGAATACCTCGCCGCGCGGCTCACCAACGATCTGCAGCAGACCCTCTATGCCAGGCAGAAGACGCTGGTCGAAACCCGGGTCGTCTCGGAAAACGAGTTCCTGCGCACGCGGCTGACCGCGAACGACGCCCAGATCAAGCTCGACGGCGCGCGGCAGAAGCTGTTTGCGCTCGGCCTGTCGGAAAGCGAGATCGCCGATCTGCCCAGCCAGCCGCCCGAAAGCCTGCGGACGCAGTTCCTTCGCGCGCCGATCAGCGGCCGGGTGTCCGAACGGCGCGTCGACCTCGGCGGACTGATCGGGCGCGAGGGCCAGGAAAGCGAGCTCTACGTCATCGTCAATCTCGACGACATCTGGGTCGATCTGGCGGTCTCGCCGGAGGACATCAGCGCAGTTCGCGAAGGCGTGTCGGTCAAGATCCGTGCCATCGGCACCGAGGATGAAGCCAGTGCCGGCGTGATCTTCGTCAGCCCCCTGCTCGACCGCGAGACCCGCAATGCCCGCGTGATCGCGACCCTGCCCAACAAGGATCACCGCTGGAAACCGGGCACCTTCGTAACCGCGGAGGTCCCGCTGTCTGGCGCGCCGTCCACCGTGATGGTCACCAAGAAGGCCATCCAAACCATCAAGGGCACGCCGACCGTATTCGTGCGTGATGCCGACGGCTTCGAGGCGAGGTCGGTGCGAACCGGCCGTGAGGACGACGACGACATCGAAATCGTCGCGGGTCTTACCGCCGGCGAGACCATCGCGGTGCAGAACACCTTCACATTGAAGGCCGAGGTCGAGAAGGACGAAGCGGAGCACGGCCATGATTAA
- a CDS encoding efflux RND transporter permease subunit: MIKRIIGLAIQRRWIVVTLAAVLMFLGGLALTKLPIDAVPDITNKQVQINTVAPALSPAEIEKQITFPIETALAGAPGLESTRSLSRNGFSQITAVFSEATDIYFARQQVGERLTEVRARLPQGIEPRIGPTSTGLGEIYMWTVHYSGQKVQSDGRFLTADGQVLQSEVEKDAYLRTVQDWIIKPQIKMVPGVAGVDSIGGYLKQYQVQPDAAKLIALGLTFADVAKAIESNNVSRGARYIERNGEGFVVRSGGRLENIEELGAVVVTTRGGVPVRIRDLASLSIGGETRTGSASENGREVVVGTALMLIGANSRTVSAAVDAKLRAITQPLPAGVAVETVLDRTQLVDATIGTVARNLGEGALLVIAVLFVLLGNFRAALITALVIPIAMLMTAIGMWQGRISANLMSLGALDFGLIVDGAVIITENSLRHLAEKQHALGRVLTRDERLATVRASALEMVQPSLYGQAIILLVYVPLLTFTGVEGKMFEPMALTVILALAAAFVLSLTLVPALIAIGITGRVQEKENWLVAALKRGYSPLLRRAVATPLPVIAVAVVLFATALFGFFRLGQEFIPSLDEKNIAMHALRIPSTALSQSQAMQLSVEKAVSRFPQVSFVFSKTGTAEVASDPMPPNASDTFIILKPRAQWPDPSLTKEQLIEEISKAVGRLPGNVYEFTQPIQMRFNELLAGVRGDIAVKVFGDEFEPMQKAAIQVAAALRGVRGATDVKVEQAGGLPVLEIKVDKAAIARRGLSVSEVQDVIGAAVGGQDAGVVYEGDRSFDIVVRLPESVRSDLEALSNLPVALPKATPSSPVQSLPLKRVAQFSFTEGPNQISRENGKRRIVVTANVRGRDLGSVVEEAQAKVTQSVQLPPGYWMTWGGQSENLAAARQRLAVVVPACFAMIFLLLLAAMGSVRDALLVFSAVPLALTGGVAALWLRGMPFSISAAVGFIALSGVAVLNGLVMLSFVRQLRERGVPMREAIEQGALTRFRPVVMTALVASLGFVPMAFATGTGAEVQKPLATVVIGGLISATLLTLAVLPALYARYGHAGSAARNERTAVQPAE, translated from the coding sequence ATGATTAAGCGCATCATCGGTCTTGCGATCCAGCGGCGCTGGATCGTCGTCACGCTGGCGGCGGTCCTGATGTTCCTCGGTGGCCTCGCATTGACCAAGCTGCCGATCGACGCAGTGCCCGACATCACCAACAAGCAGGTCCAGATCAACACCGTCGCCCCGGCGCTGTCGCCGGCGGAAATCGAGAAGCAGATCACCTTCCCGATCGAGACGGCGCTGGCCGGCGCGCCAGGGCTCGAGAGCACGCGGTCGCTATCCCGCAACGGCTTCTCGCAGATCACGGCGGTGTTCAGCGAAGCCACCGATATCTATTTCGCCCGCCAGCAGGTCGGCGAACGCCTGACCGAAGTTCGCGCGCGCCTGCCGCAAGGCATCGAGCCGCGAATTGGCCCGACCTCGACCGGTCTTGGCGAAATCTACATGTGGACCGTCCATTACTCCGGCCAGAAGGTGCAGAGCGACGGCCGCTTCCTCACGGCGGACGGCCAGGTGCTGCAAAGCGAGGTCGAAAAGGACGCCTATTTGCGCACGGTGCAGGACTGGATCATCAAGCCGCAGATCAAGATGGTGCCGGGTGTTGCCGGCGTCGATTCGATCGGCGGCTATCTCAAGCAGTACCAAGTCCAACCCGATGCAGCGAAGCTGATCGCGCTCGGCCTCACCTTCGCGGACGTCGCCAAGGCGATCGAGAGCAACAATGTCAGCCGCGGTGCGCGCTATATCGAGCGCAACGGCGAAGGATTCGTGGTGCGGTCCGGCGGTCGCCTCGAAAACATCGAGGAGCTCGGTGCCGTCGTCGTCACCACCCGCGGCGGCGTCCCGGTCCGCATCCGCGACCTCGCCTCGCTCTCGATCGGCGGCGAGACGCGCACCGGCAGCGCCAGCGAGAACGGCCGCGAGGTCGTGGTCGGCACCGCACTGATGCTGATCGGCGCCAACAGCCGCACGGTATCGGCCGCGGTCGATGCCAAGCTGCGTGCGATCACGCAACCCTTGCCGGCAGGCGTCGCAGTCGAGACCGTGCTCGATCGCACCCAGCTGGTCGATGCGACCATCGGTACGGTGGCGCGCAACCTCGGCGAAGGCGCGCTGCTCGTGATCGCGGTGCTGTTCGTGCTGCTCGGCAATTTCCGCGCCGCATTGATCACGGCACTGGTGATCCCGATCGCCATGCTGATGACGGCGATCGGCATGTGGCAGGGCCGCATCAGCGCCAATCTGATGAGCCTCGGTGCGCTGGATTTCGGCCTGATCGTCGACGGCGCCGTCATCATCACCGAGAACAGCCTGCGTCATCTCGCCGAGAAGCAGCACGCGCTCGGCCGCGTGCTGACCCGCGACGAACGGCTGGCGACGGTGCGGGCGTCCGCGTTGGAAATGGTGCAGCCGAGCCTCTACGGGCAGGCCATCATCCTGCTGGTCTATGTGCCGCTCCTCACCTTCACCGGCGTCGAAGGCAAGATGTTCGAGCCGATGGCGCTGACCGTGATCCTCGCGCTTGCGGCGGCCTTCGTGCTGTCGCTGACGCTGGTGCCCGCACTGATCGCGATCGGTATCACCGGCCGCGTGCAGGAGAAGGAGAACTGGCTCGTTGCCGCGCTGAAGCGCGGGTACAGCCCGCTGCTCCGGCGTGCGGTTGCAACGCCCCTGCCCGTCATCGCGGTGGCGGTGGTGCTGTTCGCCACCGCCCTGTTCGGGTTCTTCCGGCTCGGCCAGGAGTTCATCCCCTCGCTCGACGAGAAGAACATCGCCATGCACGCGCTGCGGATTCCGAGCACGGCGCTGTCGCAGTCGCAGGCGATGCAGCTTTCGGTCGAGAAGGCCGTCAGCCGCTTTCCGCAGGTGTCGTTCGTCTTCTCCAAGACCGGCACCGCGGAGGTAGCGAGCGACCCGATGCCGCCGAACGCGTCCGACACCTTCATCATCCTGAAGCCGCGCGCCCAGTGGCCGGATCCATCGCTGACCAAGGAGCAGTTGATCGAGGAGATCTCGAAGGCGGTCGGCCGGCTGCCCGGCAACGTCTATGAATTCACCCAGCCGATCCAGATGCGCTTCAACGAACTGCTCGCCGGCGTTCGCGGCGATATCGCGGTCAAGGTGTTCGGTGACGAGTTCGAGCCGATGCAGAAGGCCGCCATCCAGGTCGCCGCAGCGCTACGCGGCGTGCGCGGCGCGACCGACGTCAAGGTCGAACAGGCCGGTGGCCTGCCCGTGCTCGAGATCAAGGTCGACAAGGCGGCGATCGCCCGGCGGGGCCTGAGCGTCTCCGAGGTCCAGGACGTGATCGGTGCCGCGGTCGGCGGCCAGGATGCCGGCGTCGTCTACGAGGGCGATCGCAGCTTCGACATCGTGGTGCGCTTGCCGGAGAGCGTCCGCTCCGATCTCGAGGCGTTGAGCAATTTGCCGGTCGCCTTGCCGAAGGCAACGCCGAGTTCGCCGGTGCAGAGCCTGCCGCTCAAACGCGTCGCGCAGTTCTCCTTCACCGAGGGGCCGAACCAGATCAGCCGCGAGAACGGCAAGCGCCGCATCGTGGTGACGGCAAACGTCCGCGGCCGCGATCTCGGCTCGGTGGTCGAGGAAGCTCAGGCAAAGGTCACGCAATCGGTGCAGCTGCCGCCCGGCTACTGGATGACCTGGGGCGGCCAATCGGAAAATCTCGCCGCGGCGCGCCAGCGCCTTGCCGTCGTGGTGCCGGCCTGCTTTGCGATGATCTTCCTGTTGCTGCTGGCGGCGATGGGCTCAGTGCGCGATGCGCTGCTGGTGTTCAGCGCGGTGCCGCTGGCGCTCACCGGCGGCGTCGCGGCGCTGTGGCTGCGCGGCATGCCGTTCTCGATCTCGGCGGCGGTCGGCTTCATCGCGCTGTCGGGCGTTGCGGTGCTGAACGGGCTTGTGATGCTGAGCTTCGTCAGGCAATTGCGCGAGCGCGGCGTGCCGATGCGGGAGGCCATCGAGCAAGGCGCCCTCACCCGGTTCCGCCCCGTGGTGATGACCGCGCTGGTGGCCTCGCTCGGTTTCGTGCCGATGGCGTTCGCCACCGGCACCGGCGCCGAGGTGCAGAAGCCGCTCGCGACCGTCGTGATCGGCGGCCTGATCAGCGCGACGCTGCTCACGCTTGCCGTCCTGCCCGCGCTCTATGCACGGTACGGGCATGCCGGCAGCGCTGCGCGCAATGAGAGAACCGCGGTTCAGCCCGCGGAATGA
- a CDS encoding alkaline phosphatase family protein, producing the protein MRHAITLLSASMIALSAGAASAQNAKPRNLILFVPDGLRGGIVSAETAPTMTDIRDKGVHFKNSHSLFPTFTMANSSALSTGHYLGDTGTFSNTIYTGYTSVPAGDTVVPFIENDAVLADIDDHFNGDYLNEETLLKMARGQGFSTAAIGKVGPTLLFDHTDRGKNTIVIDDSTGGKTGVPLSDEMKDALTKAGLPLATPSRADNAKAGDAKTPGTTVANVAQQAYMADVATQVVLPMFKARNKPFVLVFWSRDPDGSQHNTGDSLNTITPGINGPTSMAGIKNADNNLAQLRKALDELGLAANTNIMVSSDHGFSTISKESKTSPSAKIAYDDTPKDFLPMGFLAIDLAKALNLPLFDPNDKNAKVADNVHPKAGNGVLGQDPAKPDVVIATNGGSDLIYLPNRDKKLADRVIKALLEQDYVSGLFVDDKLGTFPGTLPMSNLNLKGKAVTPSPSIVVNFRSWSSGCEIPTNCSVQVADTVLRQGQGMHGSFSRGDTFNFTAAIGPDFKAGYVDPLPVSNADVGMTAAQLLGLRAPNNGGLIGRVMSEALPNGIVPKMAGGTIMSKKPSANGLRTVLKFQRVLSTRYFDVAGFPGRTLGLEETGGKQKTAGK; encoded by the coding sequence ATGCGCCATGCCATTACATTACTGTCCGCGAGCATGATCGCGCTTTCAGCCGGCGCCGCTTCCGCGCAGAATGCAAAACCCCGCAACCTCATCCTGTTCGTCCCCGACGGCCTGCGCGGCGGCATCGTAAGCGCGGAGACGGCGCCGACGATGACCGACATCCGCGACAAGGGCGTCCACTTCAAGAATTCGCACTCGCTGTTCCCGACCTTCACGATGGCGAACAGCTCGGCGCTGTCGACCGGCCACTATCTCGGCGACACCGGCACCTTCTCCAACACGATCTATACCGGCTACACCTCGGTCCCTGCCGGCGACACCGTGGTCCCCTTCATCGAGAACGACGCCGTGCTCGCCGATATCGACGATCACTTCAATGGCGACTACCTCAACGAGGAAACGCTGCTGAAGATGGCCCGCGGCCAGGGTTTTAGCACCGCGGCCATCGGCAAGGTCGGCCCGACCCTGCTGTTCGACCACACCGATCGCGGCAAGAACACGATCGTGATCGATGACTCCACCGGCGGCAAGACCGGCGTGCCGCTCTCCGACGAGATGAAGGACGCGCTGACCAAGGCGGGCCTGCCGCTCGCAACCCCGAGCCGCGCCGACAACGCCAAGGCCGGCGACGCCAAGACGCCGGGCACGACGGTGGCCAACGTAGCCCAGCAGGCCTACATGGCCGATGTCGCGACCCAGGTCGTGCTGCCGATGTTCAAGGCGCGCAACAAGCCGTTCGTGCTGGTGTTCTGGTCGCGCGATCCGGACGGCAGCCAGCACAATACCGGCGACAGCCTCAACACCATCACCCCCGGCATCAACGGCCCGACCTCGATGGCCGGCATCAAGAATGCCGACAACAACCTCGCCCAGCTCCGCAAGGCGCTCGACGAGCTTGGGCTTGCCGCCAACACCAACATCATGGTCTCGTCCGACCACGGCTTCTCGACGATCTCGAAGGAGAGCAAAACCAGCCCCTCGGCCAAGATCGCCTATGACGACACGCCGAAGGATTTCCTGCCGATGGGCTTTCTGGCGATCGATCTCGCCAAGGCGCTGAACCTGCCGCTGTTCGACCCCAACGACAAGAATGCCAAGGTCGCCGACAATGTCCACCCGAAGGCCGGCAACGGCGTGCTCGGCCAGGACCCGGCCAAGCCTGACGTCGTGATTGCCACCAATGGCGGCTCGGACCTGATCTATCTGCCGAACCGCGACAAGAAGCTCGCCGACCGCGTGATCAAAGCGCTGCTCGAGCAGGACTATGTCAGCGGCCTGTTTGTCGACGACAAGCTCGGCACCTTCCCCGGCACGCTGCCGATGTCGAACCTTAACCTGAAGGGCAAGGCGGTGACGCCGAGCCCGTCGATCGTGGTCAATTTCCGCTCCTGGTCGAGCGGTTGCGAGATTCCGACCAACTGCTCGGTGCAGGTCGCCGACACCGTGCTGCGCCAGGGCCAGGGCATGCATGGCAGCTTCAGCCGCGGCGACACCTTCAACTTCACCGCGGCGATCGGTCCCGACTTCAAGGCGGGCTATGTCGATCCGTTGCCGGTCAGCAACGCCGATGTCGGCATGACCGCGGCGCAATTGCTCGGGCTGCGCGCCCCGAACAATGGCGGGCTGATCGGCCGGGTGATGTCGGAAGCACTGCCGAACGGCATCGTGCCGAAGATGGCCGGGGGCACCATCATGTCGAAGAAGCCTTCGGCCAACGGCCTGCGCACCGTGCTGAAATTCCAGCGCGTGCTCTCGACCCGCTATTTCGACGTCGCCGGGTTCCCGGGGCGGACGCTCGGGCTCGAGGAGACCGGCGGCAAACAGAAAACGGCGGGGAAGTGA
- a CDS encoding peroxiredoxin, translating into MALQIGAVAPDFEAETTEGKIKFHDWIGNSWVLLFSHPKDFTPVCTTELGALARLKPEFDKRGVKLMGLSVDPVDRHAKWSEDIKETQGAAPNYPMIGDTDFNVSKLYDMLPASTSGDPLTRTPADNQTVRNVFIIGPDKKIKLVLVYPMTTGRNFQEILRVIDSLQLTATHRVATPADWKQGEDVIIAGSVSNDEAKTIYPQGWKEPKPYIRIVPQPK; encoded by the coding sequence ATGGCACTTCAGATTGGCGCCGTCGCCCCCGACTTCGAAGCCGAGACCACCGAAGGGAAGATCAAGTTCCACGACTGGATCGGCAATAGCTGGGTGCTTTTGTTCTCCCATCCCAAGGACTTCACCCCGGTCTGCACCACCGAGCTCGGCGCACTCGCCCGCCTGAAGCCCGAATTCGACAAGCGCGGCGTCAAGCTGATGGGCCTGTCGGTCGATCCGGTCGATCGTCACGCCAAATGGTCCGAGGACATCAAGGAAACCCAGGGCGCGGCGCCGAACTATCCGATGATCGGCGACACCGATTTCAACGTCTCGAAGCTCTACGACATGCTGCCGGCCTCGACCTCGGGCGATCCCCTCACCCGCACGCCGGCGGACAATCAGACGGTCCGCAACGTCTTCATCATCGGGCCCGACAAGAAGATCAAACTGGTGCTGGTCTACCCGATGACCACGGGGCGGAACTTCCAGGAGATCCTGCGCGTCATCGACTCGCTGCAACTCACCGCCACGCACCGCGTCGCCACCCCAGCCGACTGGAAGCAGGGCGAGGACGTGATCATCGCGGGCTCGGTCAGCAATGACGAAGCCAAGACGATCTATCCGCAGGGCTGGAAAGAACCCAAGCCCTACATCCGCATCGTGCCGCAGCCGAAGTAA